One Bradyrhizobium sp. CCGB12 genomic window carries:
- a CDS encoding tRNA-uridine aminocarboxypropyltransferase, with protein sequence MSNLPDAAPAEPIPECPHCQKPMPLCICDSVTPIENRLSLLILQHPQEQDRALGTARLLAKHFADATVRVGLSWPSLSKALGRPVENAARWAVLYLGSARAADLDAEGEIVALNRKGEVADNQRAILGKLEGVVLLDGTWSQAKALWWRNPWMLKCQRVILNPQSPSRYGRLRKEPRRDGLSTIEAAATILAGLEKRPDIADALHASFERLLARYREVQAEMPELAPKPAPKGRRRDFRRSKRA encoded by the coding sequence ATGTCCAACCTGCCCGACGCCGCGCCGGCCGAGCCGATCCCCGAATGCCCGCACTGCCAGAAGCCGATGCCGCTGTGCATCTGCGACAGCGTCACGCCCATTGAAAATCGCCTCTCGCTCCTGATCCTCCAGCATCCGCAGGAGCAGGACAGGGCGCTCGGCACTGCGCGGCTGCTTGCGAAACATTTCGCCGATGCCACGGTGCGCGTCGGCCTGTCCTGGCCGAGCCTGTCCAAGGCGCTGGGGCGGCCGGTCGAGAACGCCGCCCGTTGGGCCGTGCTCTATCTCGGCTCGGCCCGCGCCGCCGATCTCGACGCCGAGGGCGAGATCGTCGCGCTCAATCGCAAGGGCGAGGTCGCGGACAACCAGCGCGCGATCCTCGGCAAGCTCGAAGGCGTCGTGCTGCTCGACGGCACCTGGAGCCAGGCCAAGGCGCTGTGGTGGCGCAATCCCTGGATGCTGAAATGCCAGCGCGTGATCCTCAACCCGCAGAGCCCCTCGCGCTACGGACGCCTGCGCAAGGAGCCGCGCCGCGACGGGCTTTCGACCATCGAAGCGGCCGCAACGATTCTGGCTGGGCTCGAGAAGCGCCCCGACATCGCCGATGCGCTGCACGCCAGTTTTGAACGACTGTTAGCGCGCTACCGCGAGGTTCAAGCCGAAATGCCGGAATTGGCGCCAAAGCCGGCTCCAAAGGGCCGCCGGCGCGATTTCCGGCGCAGCAAGCGCGCCTGA
- a CDS encoding IS1182 family transposase, with product MTNRTFKTGVRRDQPSLLPARVEDYVAGDNPVRVIEAFVAALDLGKLGFRHAGSSGGAGQPPYDPADLLKLYLYGYLNRIRSSRNLEREARRNLELIWLMKRLVPGYRTIAKFRQENWKTLKAVNREFVLMLRELGLIGGEVVAIDGAFFDGNASKASIKTQRKLAKRLAEIEQDIEAYGATLEANDSAEVERPPAGRDGGGDGSRGGDLAQEVAALMAKRASLQADLARLEESGQTQLSRTDPDARLLSKNGQVVAGYNVQIGVDDKHALIAASEVVNDGNDSGQLYDMAKAAKDELGVETLTVLADTGYYNGHTLKDCEENGIAAYVPLAKRTTRLEAQDRISHEAFAYDAEADVYRCPAGKQLRPTDGRKTNGNRIEIRYVSRKSDCDACPLRARCVTVKIPTRTVQRWEHEAVLDRHRARMQGAEAQMRRRAELAEHPFGTIKCRAGYRHFLVRGFDKVCGEWSLMALCYNFSRVLSILGLDAFMAYLASRLPHLALLLLNAITDITDIITRIRPAPAPIRAQIRPIFRYAA from the coding sequence ATGACGAATCGTACCTTCAAAACCGGCGTCAGGCGGGATCAGCCGAGCCTTCTGCCGGCGCGGGTGGAAGATTATGTGGCCGGCGACAATCCGGTTCGGGTGATCGAGGCTTTTGTTGCAGCGCTTGACCTCGGGAAGCTTGGCTTCCGCCATGCCGGATCGAGCGGCGGGGCTGGACAGCCACCTTATGACCCGGCCGACCTGCTGAAGCTTTATCTTTATGGCTACCTGAACCGGATCCGGTCGTCGCGCAACCTGGAGCGCGAAGCCCGGCGCAATCTGGAACTGATCTGGCTGATGAAGCGCCTGGTGCCGGGCTATCGCACCATCGCCAAGTTCCGCCAGGAGAACTGGAAGACGCTCAAGGCGGTGAACCGGGAGTTTGTGCTGATGCTGCGCGAACTCGGTCTGATTGGCGGAGAGGTTGTGGCGATCGACGGTGCGTTTTTTGATGGCAACGCCAGCAAGGCGAGCATCAAAACGCAGCGCAAGCTCGCCAAGCGGCTGGCGGAGATCGAGCAGGATATTGAAGCCTATGGTGCCACGCTCGAGGCCAACGACAGCGCCGAGGTGGAACGTCCACCCGCGGGGCGGGATGGCGGAGGCGATGGCAGTCGCGGCGGAGACCTCGCACAAGAGGTGGCGGCGTTGATGGCCAAGCGCGCCAGCTTGCAGGCCGATCTGGCACGACTGGAGGAGAGCGGGCAGACGCAGCTGTCGCGAACCGATCCGGATGCCCGCCTGTTGTCGAAGAACGGCCAGGTGGTGGCAGGCTATAACGTTCAGATCGGCGTCGACGACAAGCACGCTCTGATCGCGGCGAGCGAGGTCGTCAACGACGGCAACGATAGCGGCCAGCTTTACGACATGGCCAAGGCCGCAAAGGACGAGCTTGGCGTCGAGACGCTGACGGTTCTCGCCGATACCGGCTACTACAACGGCCATACGCTCAAGGACTGCGAGGAGAACGGCATTGCCGCCTACGTTCCGCTGGCCAAGCGAACCACGCGGCTCGAAGCGCAGGATCGCATCAGCCATGAGGCGTTCGCCTACGACGCCGAAGCGGATGTCTATCGCTGTCCCGCCGGCAAGCAGCTGCGTCCCACGGACGGTCGCAAGACCAACGGCAACCGGATCGAGATCAGGTATGTCAGCCGCAAGTCAGATTGCGACGCCTGCCCGCTGCGCGCGCGCTGTGTCACCGTCAAGATCCCGACGCGCACCGTCCAGCGCTGGGAGCATGAAGCGGTGCTGGATCGGCATCGCGCGCGGATGCAGGGCGCCGAGGCCCAGATGCGCCGCCGCGCCGAACTCGCCGAACACCCCTTCGGCACCATCAAATGCCGGGCCGGCTACCGCCACTTCCTCGTCCGCGGCTTCGACAAAGTCTGTGGCGAATGGAGCCTGATGGCGCTTTGCTACAATTTCTCCCGAGTCCTCAGCATTCTCGGCCTCGACGCCTTCATGGCCTATCTGGCAAGCCGGCTTCCGCATTTGGCACTCTTGCTGCTCAACGCCATCACCGACATCACCGACATCATCACCCGGATACGGCCCGCTCCAGCGCCAATCCGAGCCCAAATCCGTCCAATTTTCCGATATGCCGCGTAA
- a CDS encoding PspA/IM30 family protein, translated as MLSMSPSPRNAPSALRYRLAPDPAAKAALEATFRAYDRMMEILDEVARSHNVGSNVVLLHAHAYDPIRKQTALPSRLVTLGLRDRADYRAAQGRRLPLDDKLAKIKGPATISIATVEGRFSVPFDYAGYTEGWGQSVPAHLIRTDDGFEVHYGVTPNILPEEENAMDTIAAAPDNFLSRVGRLIAGIAYDAIEQAEGKNKLKVVGQAIREIERAESEARDALAAARAEEYRLNARRTEIERGMTDLAAKIEGAIADGRDDLARAGIARQMDLEAQFEVLSRAIDENNEKIEQCVTSLRAVLSALQDAEQRRADLAKSEAVASQEASASPRKQGGGSAAAKALRAGRAVARVTGVPPGIPYSSDIDELSTLHRDKEIAARLARLKSRS; from the coding sequence GTGCTTTCCATGAGCCCGTCGCCCCGAAACGCTCCGTCCGCGCTGCGTTACAGGCTTGCCCCGGACCCGGCCGCCAAGGCCGCGCTGGAGGCGACGTTTAGGGCTTATGACCGCATGATGGAGATTCTCGACGAGGTCGCGCGGAGCCACAATGTGGGTTCCAACGTGGTCCTGCTCCACGCCCATGCCTATGACCCGATCCGCAAGCAGACCGCGCTGCCCTCGCGCCTGGTGACGCTGGGCCTGCGCGACCGCGCCGACTATCGCGCGGCGCAGGGCCGCCGCCTCCCGCTCGACGACAAACTCGCCAAGATCAAGGGCCCCGCCACCATCTCGATTGCGACCGTCGAGGGCCGCTTCAGCGTGCCTTTCGACTACGCGGGCTACACCGAAGGCTGGGGGCAGAGCGTGCCCGCGCACCTGATCCGTACCGACGACGGTTTCGAAGTTCACTACGGCGTCACGCCGAACATTCTGCCAGAGGAGGAGAACGCTATGGATACCATCGCTGCCGCCCCCGACAATTTCCTGTCCCGGGTCGGGCGTCTGATCGCCGGGATCGCCTATGACGCGATCGAGCAGGCGGAAGGCAAGAACAAGCTCAAGGTGGTTGGACAGGCCATCCGCGAGATCGAGCGCGCCGAGAGCGAGGCGCGCGATGCACTCGCGGCCGCGCGGGCCGAGGAATACCGCCTCAACGCGCGCCGCACCGAGATCGAGCGCGGGATGACCGATCTTGCCGCCAAGATCGAGGGCGCGATCGCCGACGGGCGCGACGATCTCGCCCGCGCCGGCATCGCGCGGCAGATGGATCTGGAAGCCCAGTTCGAGGTGCTCTCGCGGGCCATCGACGAGAACAACGAGAAGATCGAGCAATGCGTGACGTCGCTGCGCGCCGTGCTGTCGGCGCTCCAGGATGCCGAGCAGCGCCGTGCCGATCTCGCAAAGAGCGAGGCCGTCGCAAGCCAGGAGGCGTCGGCATCGCCCCGGAAGCAGGGCGGCGGTTCTGCGGCCGCGAAGGCGCTGCGCGCGGGCAGGGCGGTGGCAAGGGTCACCGGCGTGCCGCCGGGCATCCCTTATTCGAGCGACATCGACGAGCTCAGCACGTTGCATCGCGACAAGGAAATTGCAGCGAGGCTGGCCCGGCTGAAGTCGCGCTCCTGA
- a CDS encoding OB-fold-containig protein: MSALLEHVMSPEVRPFAIAAAMIVIVGSIEVVSMLVGASLSEMLGTNIDFGHPSDNGVINAISWINVGGVPLLIFLLLLLGAFSITGFLIQDVARMVAGPLPASVASIGAVAASVPLVRTASRAIARVIPKDESYAVGLGDLVGRIGEVVIGPLDQGPPGRVSVADVHGNRHFVWAVAAPSSSPLPQGTMVLLVDRDGSRFVAVKADDELKPSKPSLSSS, encoded by the coding sequence ATGAGCGCTCTGCTCGAACACGTCATGTCGCCGGAGGTCAGGCCGTTCGCGATCGCGGCGGCCATGATCGTCATCGTCGGCTCGATCGAGGTGGTCTCGATGCTGGTGGGGGCGTCCTTGAGCGAAATGCTCGGCACCAACATCGATTTCGGTCACCCCAGCGACAATGGCGTGATCAACGCGATCTCGTGGATCAATGTCGGCGGCGTGCCGCTGCTGATTTTCCTGCTGTTGCTGCTGGGCGCCTTCTCCATCACGGGCTTCCTGATCCAGGACGTGGCGCGGATGGTGGCCGGTCCCTTGCCAGCGTCGGTCGCCTCGATCGGGGCGGTCGCTGCATCGGTTCCGCTGGTCCGCACCGCCAGCAGGGCGATCGCGCGGGTCATTCCCAAGGATGAGAGCTATGCCGTCGGCCTCGGCGATCTCGTCGGCCGCATCGGCGAGGTCGTCATCGGCCCGCTCGACCAGGGGCCGCCCGGCCGCGTCAGCGTCGCCGACGTCCACGGCAACCGTCATTTCGTCTGGGCGGTTGCAGCACCTTCATCGTCGCCGCTGCCGCAGGGAACCATGGTTCTCCTGGTCGATCGCGACGGCAGCCGCTTCGTTGCGGTGAAGGCCGACGATGAACTCAAACCCTCCAAGCCCAGTCTAAGCAGCAGCTAA
- a CDS encoding flotillin family protein, which produces MFDIAVPAMIGVALIVVLGIVFTILYKRATRDEAFVRTGLGGKKVVLDGGAMILPIFHSYASVNLKTLRLTVERKERESLITKDRLRVDIVAEFYVRVRPDEESIALASQTLGALTNDAEALRNQVEAKFVDGLRSVAATMSILELQEKRSDFVKHVQSTVESDVKSNGLELESVSLTKLDQTDVKFFNPENFFDAEGLTQLKTVTETRRRDRNAIVRDNEVAIAQKDLEARQQTLGIERTKKEAELSQERDIANKTASTRAEVATATQTARLTEENARIDTDRAVAEKEAGAKQVKETAVIESDLAINKRKTDAQREIQIATQENEIQIAAKSKQTSEAVTEAKTAEALAVSAEEKVVTARAVEVADRARLTQVLAARTEAERKSTELIVAAEAEKKASLDRAEAVKTLATAEAESNKIKAVGVRNIGEAEAAVITMKNEAQNKLGTNVIDFEIAKKRIETMPSALAEMVKPIANLKDVRILHTGGAFGGNGAGGGNVGFGEGLAGELLKVHALRPMIDEILRQSGFAPGEDPVKALVGAVTGKGNGAAVPVAAPAPEKTNAADL; this is translated from the coding sequence ATGTTCGACATCGCAGTCCCGGCCATGATCGGCGTCGCGCTGATCGTCGTCCTGGGGATCGTCTTCACCATTCTCTACAAGCGCGCCACGCGCGACGAGGCATTCGTCCGCACCGGGCTCGGCGGCAAGAAGGTCGTGCTCGACGGCGGCGCCATGATCCTGCCGATCTTCCACTCCTATGCCAGCGTCAACCTGAAGACGCTGCGGCTCACCGTCGAGCGCAAGGAGCGGGAATCGCTGATCACCAAGGACCGCCTGCGCGTCGACATCGTCGCCGAGTTCTACGTGCGCGTCCGTCCCGACGAGGAGAGCATTGCGCTCGCAAGCCAGACGCTGGGCGCGCTGACCAACGATGCCGAGGCGCTTCGCAACCAGGTCGAAGCAAAGTTCGTCGACGGCCTGCGCTCGGTAGCTGCGACCATGAGCATCCTGGAACTCCAGGAGAAGCGCTCGGACTTCGTCAAGCACGTGCAGTCTACGGTCGAGTCCGATGTGAAGTCGAACGGGCTCGAGCTTGAATCGGTGTCGCTGACCAAGCTGGACCAGACCGACGTCAAGTTCTTCAACCCGGAGAATTTCTTCGACGCCGAAGGTCTCACCCAATTGAAGACCGTCACCGAGACCCGTCGCCGCGACCGCAATGCCATCGTGCGCGACAACGAGGTGGCGATCGCGCAAAAGGACCTCGAGGCGCGGCAGCAGACCCTCGGGATCGAGCGGACCAAGAAAGAGGCCGAACTCTCGCAGGAGCGCGACATCGCGAACAAGACCGCGAGCACCCGCGCCGAGGTCGCGACCGCGACGCAGACCGCACGCCTGACCGAAGAGAACGCCCGTATCGACACCGACCGCGCCGTTGCCGAGAAGGAGGCGGGCGCCAAGCAGGTTAAGGAAACCGCGGTGATCGAGTCGGATCTGGCGATCAACAAGCGCAAGACCGACGCCCAGCGCGAGATCCAGATCGCGACCCAGGAGAACGAGATCCAGATCGCCGCCAAGAGCAAGCAGACATCGGAAGCCGTTACCGAAGCCAAGACCGCCGAAGCGCTCGCGGTCTCCGCGGAGGAAAAGGTCGTGACCGCGCGCGCCGTCGAGGTCGCCGACCGTGCCCGTCTCACCCAGGTGCTGGCTGCGCGCACCGAGGCCGAGCGCAAATCGACCGAGCTGATCGTCGCGGCCGAGGCCGAGAAGAAGGCCTCGCTCGATCGCGCCGAGGCCGTGAAGACGCTGGCAACCGCGGAAGCCGAGTCCAACAAGATCAAGGCCGTCGGCGTCCGCAACATCGGTGAAGCCGAGGCCGCCGTCATTACCATGAAAAACGAGGCGCAGAACAAGCTCGGCACCAACGTCATCGATTTCGAGATCGCCAAGAAGCGGATCGAGACCATGCCCTCGGCGCTTGCCGAGATGGTGAAGCCAATCGCCAACCTCAAGGATGTCCGCATCCTGCACACCGGCGGTGCGTTCGGCGGCAACGGTGCTGGCGGCGGCAATGTCGGCTTCGGCGAAGGCCTCGCCGGCGAGCTTCTGAAGGTGCACGCGCTGCGTCCGATGATCGACGAGATCCTGCGCCAGAGCGGCTTTGCGCCGGGCGAGGATCCCGTGAAGGCACTGGTCGGCGCCGTGACGGGGAAGGGCAATGGCGCCGCGGTGCCTGTGGCTGCGCCCGCACCGGAGAAAACAAACGCCGCCGATCTATGA
- a CDS encoding protein-L-isoaspartate O-methyltransferase — MSGFSTARLKMVDGQVRTNDVTDRRILDAMLTVPREAFVPASRQALAYLDLDLDVSEGGAKRFLIKPQLTGKLLQAAEIGEGDNVLVVGCATGYLAALTAKLAHQVTATECDSALAAKANDAFAALGLGNVTCKAASCAEGDASASPYDVIVLNGAAEVMPEGLLGQLKEGGRLVGVSAESKPPRAMIVTHTHGEFGHRALFDAAAPVLPGLERAAAFVF; from the coding sequence ATGTCCGGTTTTTCGACCGCGCGCCTCAAGATGGTCGATGGCCAGGTGCGCACCAATGACGTCACCGACCGTCGTATTCTCGATGCCATGCTTACGGTTCCGCGCGAGGCCTTCGTGCCCGCCAGCAGGCAGGCATTGGCTTACCTCGACCTCGACCTCGATGTGAGCGAGGGGGGCGCCAAGCGGTTCCTGATCAAGCCGCAACTGACCGGCAAGCTGCTCCAGGCTGCCGAGATCGGCGAAGGCGACAACGTGCTCGTCGTCGGCTGCGCCACGGGCTATCTCGCCGCGCTCACTGCCAAGCTTGCGCATCAGGTTACCGCGACCGAATGCGATTCGGCGCTGGCCGCGAAGGCCAATGACGCCTTTGCCGCCCTCGGGCTCGGCAACGTCACCTGCAAAGCCGCGTCCTGTGCCGAGGGCGATGCGTCGGCCTCCCCCTATGACGTGATCGTCCTCAACGGCGCCGCCGAGGTGATGCCGGAGGGGTTGCTCGGGCAGCTCAAGGAAGGCGGGCGGCTGGTGGGAGTTTCAGCCGAATCCAAGCCGCCGCGAGCCATGATCGTGACCCATACCCACGGTGAATTCGGCCATCGGGCGCTGTTCGATGCCGCCGCGCCGGTCCTTCCCGGGCTGGAACGGGCCGCCGCTTTCGTGTTCTGA
- a CDS encoding TolC family outer membrane protein, protein MHGVKLFTGAAVSVLLLSLAGPTPALADTIESALVRAYQNNPQLNAQRAQVRSTDENVPQALSGYRPRVSLTASAGYQYQDLQSGVGSNSISGTTLPRSVGVTASQTVYNGNQTANRTRAAESQVSGSREALRSLDQSVLLQAATTYMDYLRDAANLEVQRSNVRVLEQTLKQTRDRFNVGEVTRTDVAQSEAQLAAGKTQALTAEANLTTTRANFRRIIGNEPTNLAPGSPVDRFLPATLASAVALSLVEHPNVTAAMFGIDVNFLQVKVAEGALLPTVTVQASATQANEQSLIQLRSFNASALAQVSVPIYQGGSEYALIRQSKENLAQQRLNLETTRDQTRATVVQWWGNLQAGKAQVQSAQAQVAASEIALNGVREEAKAGQRTTLDVLNAQQALVNARVALVTAQHDRVVASYNVLSAVGRLSPQVLGLATTVYDASVHYQQVRDSWVGVRTPDGR, encoded by the coding sequence ATGCATGGGGTGAAGCTCTTCACCGGAGCTGCGGTTTCGGTCCTGCTGCTGTCGCTAGCCGGGCCGACGCCTGCCTTGGCGGATACGATCGAGTCCGCGTTGGTGCGCGCCTATCAGAACAATCCACAGCTCAACGCACAACGTGCCCAGGTGCGCTCGACAGACGAGAACGTGCCTCAGGCTTTGTCGGGCTATCGCCCCAGGGTCTCGCTGACGGCGAGCGCCGGCTATCAATATCAGGATTTGCAGAGTGGTGTGGGGAGCAACTCAATCAGCGGAACCACCTTACCTCGCAGCGTTGGAGTTACCGCTTCACAGACGGTCTACAATGGCAACCAGACTGCCAACAGAACGCGGGCGGCCGAGAGTCAGGTGTCCGGCTCCCGCGAAGCGTTGCGCAGCCTCGATCAAAGCGTCCTGCTCCAGGCCGCCACGACCTACATGGATTATCTGCGCGACGCGGCAAACCTCGAAGTCCAGCGCAGCAACGTACGGGTGCTGGAGCAAACGCTCAAGCAGACCCGGGATCGTTTCAATGTCGGCGAAGTGACGCGCACCGACGTCGCGCAATCGGAAGCGCAACTGGCTGCCGGCAAGACGCAGGCGCTCACCGCCGAAGCGAATCTCACCACGACGCGGGCAAATTTCCGTCGCATCATCGGAAACGAGCCGACGAACCTGGCACCGGGCTCGCCGGTCGACCGCTTCCTGCCTGCGACGCTCGCTTCGGCCGTCGCGCTCAGCTTGGTTGAGCATCCCAACGTCACGGCGGCAATGTTCGGCATTGACGTCAATTTCTTGCAGGTGAAAGTCGCCGAAGGTGCGTTGCTGCCGACGGTTACGGTCCAGGCATCGGCCACGCAGGCCAACGAACAGTCCTTGATTCAGTTGCGCTCGTTTAACGCATCCGCGCTCGCGCAGGTCTCGGTACCTATTTATCAGGGCGGTAGCGAATATGCGTTGATCCGCCAATCCAAGGAAAACTTGGCGCAGCAGCGCCTGAACCTCGAAACCACGCGCGATCAGACCCGCGCGACCGTGGTGCAGTGGTGGGGGAACTTGCAGGCTGGCAAGGCGCAGGTGCAGTCCGCACAGGCCCAAGTCGCAGCGTCCGAGATCGCGTTGAACGGCGTGCGCGAGGAGGCCAAGGCCGGCCAGCGCACCACGCTCGACGTCCTCAACGCGCAGCAGGCGCTGGTCAATGCGCGCGTCGCGCTGGTCACGGCGCAGCATGATCGCGTTGTTGCATCCTATAACGTCCTCTCGGCTGTCGGCCGCCTGTCGCCTCAGGTCCTCGGCCTCGCGACCACGGTCTATGATGCCAGCGTGCACTACCAGCAGGTCCGCGACAGCTGGGTCGGCGTACGCACGCCCGACGGACGCTGA
- a CDS encoding PopZ family protein, which translates to MTQPAKVTEPSMEEILASIRRIIADDEAKPPPTEAAKPEKPATPAVSPKPQAMNDIPPSKVAPPKPAAERAAPPPAAKPAPPPPAPAVDASNSQDDIDALLAGLDAATPAPEVRAPEPEPEPEPDVLELTDEMAMDPTPPPPPPSFRKVEPRDDLEFAESPPPRPVPPPAYASVDFDAPPLPPQQPILAQSTVSAVESAFNSLAHTVLSSNARTLEDLVKEMLRPMLKSWLDDNLPGLVERIVKAEIERVSRGGR; encoded by the coding sequence ATGACGCAGCCTGCAAAGGTCACAGAACCCTCGATGGAGGAGATTCTGGCCTCGATCCGGCGCATCATTGCCGACGATGAGGCCAAGCCGCCGCCGACGGAGGCGGCCAAACCCGAGAAGCCTGCGACGCCCGCCGTATCGCCAAAGCCGCAGGCGATGAACGACATTCCGCCATCCAAGGTTGCGCCGCCCAAACCCGCCGCCGAGAGGGCCGCACCGCCGCCGGCCGCAAAGCCGGCGCCGCCGCCACCCGCACCTGCGGTGGACGCATCCAACAGCCAGGATGATATCGACGCGCTGCTCGCCGGGCTCGACGCGGCCACACCTGCGCCCGAGGTTCGCGCTCCCGAGCCGGAGCCCGAACCCGAACCGGACGTGCTCGAATTGACCGACGAGATGGCGATGGACCCGACACCGCCTCCGCCGCCACCGAGCTTCCGCAAGGTCGAGCCGCGCGACGATCTCGAATTCGCCGAATCGCCGCCGCCGCGCCCCGTGCCGCCGCCGGCTTACGCATCGGTGGACTTCGATGCGCCGCCGCTGCCTCCGCAACAGCCGATCCTGGCGCAATCGACGGTCTCAGCAGTCGAATCCGCCTTCAACTCGCTGGCCCATACGGTGCTGAGCAGCAATGCACGGACGCTAGAGGATCTGGTCAAGGAGATGCTGCGTCCGATGCTGAAATCCTGGCTCGATGACAACCTGCCGGGTCTGGTTGAACGCATCGTGAAGGCCGAAATCGAGCGGGTCTCGCGGGGCGGCCGCTAG